The Pogona vitticeps strain Pit_001003342236 chromosome 7, PviZW2.1, whole genome shotgun sequence genome segment GAAATTCTTAATTTGTAATTCTTAAAACAACCGTGTGAGGTAGGCCCAAAGCAAGACGACGAGTTAGCCCTTGGGAAGAGAATCAGCCATTTGAGATGAACCCTCTCagtagaagaggaaaatccttcaAATTTCTACGTCGCTATGTGGGGTTTACAAATGACCTTTTGTGTATGTGTAATTAACCTCCAGCCCTAAGCACTGGATTTGTTTAAAACCTGTCGGGTTAAACacgaagaaacaaaataaaacaaaaccaggcagcaccttacagactaactgttagattttaatgtgagctttcgtggatcacgCCCACTTCTTTGGACATATGGGGAAGAAATAAAACGGAGAATGCAGAAATCACAAAACATTCAAACCTTTCATTGGTGTTAAGAATCCTGGGTGTGTGGTTACGGGTTACAACTTCAACAACAGGAAAAGAtcgcatggtctctggcaccctctactGGCCATTTCTAATAAATACACGATGGGAATAtgggtttctagttttttcttttaatagtttttaatattttcagaccgcagataagtgaaaccgcagatcctgatcctgtggatacaaaAGTGTGATATCTATTTGCATTTAGGGGGTCATTCGATGGGAGCCATGGTTGAAGGGAAGCAAGAAGCCGGATTTCCCCAGAGCAGTGCAAAACAGAAGTTGGTTCTAACCAGCAGCTTCCTGCGGCGTGAAATCCAGAATTTCTGGATTTTAAATGGTCTGATATCCATTCGCTGCGATTGCAGAGAACCGCAGAAAAACCTTGCAGACCAAATTAGGGACTCTCATAGGTGGAAGTGCTACATATCCATGTGTGTCTTAATCCTCCTTTCCCTTTGGTCACTTAGGAGAAAAACTCTGCAGGAGCCTTTATGTTGCCGGCTGGAGAGAAACTCACCTTCCGACAGTGGGATGTGTCCAGAGTGCGAAATTATTTTCTGCAGGAAGTGTGAGAAGTTACATTACAGCCCTGTCTTCATTGAACATGGGCTCCTGGGCCACAGCCCGAGAAACCTGCCTGGGGATTTGAGCCCTGCGCCGAACACAGGCAAGATACaatgaggactagtctcttgggtTGCAAAGCTAACAAATACAATTCCTCCCAATGCTGTACAGGAGGACCCCCATGTCCATGGGgtcagtattcactgattcacttatccacagtctaaaaTATTATAGACAGTGGATACACATGgatacacacatacagtggtgtctcgcttaatgattacctcgttaaacgatgaatccgcttgacggtgaagtttttgcgatcgcgtttgcaatcgcaaaatgatgtttcaatggccaaaaatcgctttacaacaattggttccctgctttgggaaccgattcttcgcattacgacgatctgaaaacagctgatcatcaggtttcaaaatgaccacccactgtgcaaaatggctccccgctgtttttaggaggcatttttcactttacaggcactggaaaatggccgctctatggagCCTCTTccctggacgattaggtatttagcccattggaacgcattgaaccggttttcaatgcattttaatggttttttttatttttgcttggcgaggatttcgttctatagcaatttttccggaacagattatcctcgtcaagcgaggcaccactgtatatgtatacatatatgatttttcttttttgtgtggggCAGAACATCTAATTTACCTAAACTGATCAAAGTACACTTGCCCAAAATAAAATGGCAGAATTTAGGTGGGGTCCCAAATTAGTTTGTTCAAAGATCGAGCCCTTTCTGATTTTTTAAGTCTCACCGGTGGCAAATAGGGGTGCACCTTTTGGATAATTTTTGGCCTACAAAGCCCATGTTCTGGGAGTTCCTCCAGATTTGGCTCACCTGGAAATGTGGCCTAGCTGGCAAACTTCAGAGGGCGAAGCCTTTCTCAGTCCTCACTTCCTGCTGAAAAGGAAGTTGCAGGGAGGTCTTCCTTTTCGAACAGGAAGCTACGGCAAAACTAGGCCTATTCAAGGCCAAGAagcgcaacccccccccccagttttttctAGGCTGTGAAGCCACAGGACCTTTTCTCCAGGCAAGCCACATTTTGTGGGGTGTGtggcaggtggaactcccaaaatGATGAATTGGGGTTTTTGAAGTCACAAGGAAGGATGTACCGAAACAGGGAGGGAGCGGGCTCCAATATAGAAGGGACAGGAGTGGAAAGACTGATGGTATTATACACTTCTTGGGGAAACTTTGCTCATTTCACCGGCGCTCAATTTTTCGCTGCCCCTCAGTTGTGCCGTTCTGCAGAAAGCCAGTTATGGTGTGAATGTCATCCGCCACCTTCTTCGTAGAGACTTCATACGTGGGGTGGATTCACCAAGCTCACGGAATCGGCTAAgaaatcaccatcatcttagaatggctgAGCTGAAAAGAAACCTAtcgatcagtagttcccaaccttgggtccccagatgttcttggactgaaactcccaggagccttcactacgagctgtgctggccaggaattctggggcttgcagtccaagaacatttgggtgagtcaaggttgggaaccccctGCTCCAGACCATCGGGGTCCAGGCCcggtcaaggagacccagtgggggaatcaaactcccaacttcaggctcagcagccagagacctcagccgCTGAGCGGTCCACATCTGGTCCTGAGAGCCAGCCTTTCCCAGGATGGCAGCACCCACCACAAAAGTGTTGAACGgcatctcccatcatcctcagagcTATCCTGCTGAAGCTGTTGGGTTTTGTGATGATTAAACAAGGCAGTCCAGCAACCCTCCCcatattctttctttattccagATTCCATGGATTTGGTTCAAGCCCCTGAGGAgactgaagaaaaggaaataaaggaccagtgaatgagtgtgtgtgtgtgtgtgtgtgtgtgtgtgtgtgtgtgtgagagagagagagagaaatgggattTTAATAAATTGCTTGCACTGCAAATTCTGTCATTCATCATCCTATCTGAGAGACACACACCTTaaagacacctaaatgtggctcgcctgggagaaggGCCTCAATTGGAAGGTAGCTACAGGTCTAGCTTCCTGTCCAGAAAGGAAGCTTCCTGGGGCAAGAGCAGGAAGCTTcggcagaactaggcctagctaactCTCAAAGCCTTCTAGTTGAGGTCTTTCTCTACACgtgagtcacatttaggtgtccATAGGTAGAATTCGCAGAACAGGAAATCATGGAATTGGTACTGGTCTAAAAATCAGAATACACAATTCCTAAAGGGAAGACCCATTTCTCACTGGTCTGCTAATCATGAAAGCAGCCACCTTGTTCCTCTCCTGACTTAAGAGGTGGTTCCATCAGCACCAAAGTTCATCCTATGTTCATCCTTGACTCCCTTGGAAAGATGATGCACATGTGGGGGATGCAATGGTGGGGATTTGCTATGTTGCCAGTGTTGCTTTCTATACACCAAGACGCACACAACTCCGGTGCCAAGAGGAAAAACAGGCACCATGAACTAGGAACTGTCATcctcatcttagacctgcagagctggaagggaccctgtggggtcatccagtccagcccccgcCAAGgaaagcccagtgggggaatcgaactcccaacctctggttctgcagccagatgcctacacCAGGGAGCTATCCAGACATTTGCTGCTATGGTTTTACAGTAAAGGCAGTGGAGATGACCgataggattctggtcactatTTCAAATAgttgttatttaattaatttatataccTGCCAAATTCACAGAACTCCGGGAGATGCACAACGAGCAAACCCCACAACCTGCATGCAACATGTGGCCGTCCAAAGCGGGCAGCGTTTTCTGTTTACTGTGTGACTCcccatgtggtgtagtgggtagagtagtGGCctctcaggagacttgggttttaATCCTTGCTCAGGCACGGAGGAGATACTGGGGGAGAGGAATGCGTacaaaccactcctcaaatatcccATTTGAGGGATATTTGAAATTGGTGGTGAAAGAGCCGTCCATCACAAAGCGAGTCACAAAGGAGAGAGCATTCGATCAGGAATTGAAGACTGGCTCGGAAGGGAAGCAGGTGTGGAATTTCCTGGCGTGATCGCCAGAGGTCAGTAGCAGATCAAAGAAAATGGGACGATGCGCCCAAAGGagagttgcggggggggggggaatcctgttgACCTGGGCAGCATCCTTAAAATCGACAGTATCATAGATGAATTATTTTCTGGTGATTCCGAATAAAAGTGACTGATTAATTTTGCTCTGGGCTTCCTGTGTGGGGTTCTTGCTTTGGGGTTCACACCCCCTGGAACCATTCCCGCTTCTTCATCTCTTAAGGTTTGCGTGATTGGAATACGTCCCGTTAAATTGCCCCACCCCCCGATGTGTGGTTTGTACACAGTTCTCCCTAACAGGTTGGCAAAGAATTTGATGCGAAGCCAAACCCTGACACCCCCCCCGAACTGTAACCACAACAACAAACCCAACGCTAATCCGACTCCTCGCCCCAGCCTCAATCCATCCAAACACGATCCACGCGTCTTCCCCTGTCTCTGCTTCCATCTGGCCCTTTTCCCTCCAGAGTCATCCCAGCGCCGTCTTCTGCAGAGCAGGATCGGGCCTGGCAGTGACTCAcagaggataagaggagagctttcAAAGTTACCCCTTTCAGAGTCACATTTCAGCACAGATTAAAGGAAACGGTGAAGGTATTAGAGCTGACAGCTGACACTGAAGACATGAAAGCTTGCTGCCTGGAGAGAAAATCTTCAGTCCTACATCTGgaaaagcaaagggggggggcaccctTTCTCCCTGTTGTTTTATGTCCTTGCGAATCGATGCATGAAGGAGGGGCAGGAGGTAGATCTCAAACTGTTGTTATTCCCCTGGGGATCAGTCAGAAGGACGGGCCATGGTGAGCAAAGCATTTGCtgtgcactcagatgctttcaACCATTAAGGAATTATTTCTTCTAATGACAGATTGTCTATAATAGGAAGGtgcactgcctttggacaaaTGGGTAAAAGAGGACCAAATTCTAAGGTATCTCC includes the following:
- the LOC110070189 gene encoding uncharacterized protein C17orf50; the encoded protein is MSQDGEKEEGRESEELEEEEKEPLPDAETSGSRPSACPSPVPKMMEQGGRRESWLWGLLSFPLLSGRLGERRKTLQEPLCCRLERNSPSDSGMCPECEIIFCRKCEKLHYSPVFIEHGLLGHSPRNLPGDLSPAPNTDSMDLVQAPEETEEKEIKDQ